The segment TTTCCTCAGCAGAAAAGCTACAATCAGAATGAGAGGGAATGAAATCCATGAATAATAGATGACAGATTTAGGCTCCAATGCCGTATGATAATATGCATCCGTAAAAAGGCAAAACGGTACTCTCCCAACAAGGCAAAATAAACACTGCAAATTCCACATAAGCTCCCCAACAGAACAGCTAATAAAACCCAGTAAACTTCGGAGTTTTATTCAGGAACTCATAAATCAAAACAGACAGGGCAAACAAACATGCCACCGCTCCCGCCAGCCCATAAAGCAACGGTGTCACAACGATCTCTGCTATCATCCGCCATTTATCATCCGATATACGCAAGCACAAATACAGAGCCAGAAGCATCAGATTGAACGCAATCGTTCCGAAAACCAGATAATTGAAATCAAAATGAAGGAACATAAGCAAAATAACTGGTATCAGATAAAGCAGGAACAACCCTGTACCCGGTACGATCCGGCGGACGATTCCTCTCATTCCAATCCCTGCGAACAGTAGCAATACAGCCGTAATCCCTGCCCCGGCATACGGATACCGAAAGAACTGCACTAAAAATTCAGATAAGGTTAACGCAAATCCGCCTGGCATAGACAATTTGCCGGAGATATATTCACCGGTAAACTGAAACAACTGGCTTTGCTCAATAAAAAAGAAATGGAATCGACTATATTCCTGTAAAAAGACGAACAAAGCAGCCAATACAACCAACCCGAAAAGCTGTGACTTTCAATCTCATGGTATTATGATTTTTAAGTATGTTTAATCAGTTCGAAACGCCTGTCGACACACGAAGGTAATTCATGCGGATAGTGGGTTACGTAAATCAGTGTCTTTCCCGGACGCGCACAAAACTGCTCGATCACATGTGCTGCTTTCCGCTTATTACTGATATCGAGGCCATGCAACGGCTCGTCCGTAATGATCAGATCCGGATCTTTCACAAAGCCCGTGCCAGCAAAGCCAGCCGCT is part of the Parabacteroides chongii genome and harbors:
- a CDS encoding DUF6057 family protein; this translates as MVVLAALFVFLQEYSRFHFFFIEQSQLFQFTGEYISGKLSMPGGFALTLSEFLVQFFRYPYAGAGITAVLLLFAGIGMRGIVRRIVPGTGLFLLYLIPVILLMFLHFDFNYLVFGTIAFNLMLLALYLCLRISDDKWRMIAEIVVTPLLYGLAGAVACLFALSVLIYEFLNKTPKFTGFY